From a region of the Methanomassiliicoccus sp. genome:
- a CDS encoding RpoL/Rpb11 RNA polymerase subunit family protein gives MQLQLLDKDKDSIHVQVRDADMTLIQPLISELLADEGVDEVKYTTGHPTLDIPVLYVKVKSGKPQTALKRAAKTISNEFKEAREKLEKSK, from the coding sequence ATGCAACTCCAGCTCCTTGACAAGGATAAGGACTCCATACATGTCCAGGTCCGCGATGCCGACATGACCCTGATCCAGCCGCTCATCAGCGAGCTGCTGGCCGACGAAGGCGTGGACGAGGTCAAGTACACCACCGGACATCCCACCCTGGACATCCCGGTGTTGTACGTCAAGGTCAAGAGCGGCAAGCCCCAGACCGCGCTCAAGAGGGCCGCCAAGACCATCTCCAACGAGTTCAAGGAAGCGCGGGAGAAACTAGAGAAGAGCAAGTGA
- a CDS encoding ATP-dependent DNA ligase has protein sequence MLYQDLVKVYQALESTSSRLAMTDILADLFRKTDCAHIRPIVYMTQGNIVPDFYPEKLGMADKLYLRTLLSATGANETMVRKLWATEGDPGTVTEKVFETKKQTTLFSEPLTLDRVYDALLRVARLEGSGSQESKMRCLADILHDAKPTEARYIARIVTGRMRLGVASQTVIDSLAKAFATKAEKAEVERAFNITSDLGLVGETLCQKGIAGLKDLHVMVGNPIRAMLAERLPSPEEILEKMGGRAMFEYKYDGLRVQAHITDGKITLYSRRLEDLTGQFPDVIKALREAFTGRTAILEGECVPVDINTGEMLPFQEVSHRRGRKHGLTEAIEEYPVRLHLFDCLYLEGQDLTREPLPDRRTALTRCIKVTENVRLSEARVLDSPSKAQEFFIEALNAGCEGLMAKSINDDSVYRAGSRGYLWIKYKKEYRSEMNDTVDLVAVGAFHGRGKRGGVYGALLMATYNPDEDRFETACKLGSGFDDATLALLPEKLDRFKQPSRHALVESKMEADVWFEPSLVLEVLGAELSISPIHTCAHGRIRNGAGLAIRFPRFTGTFRDDKRPRDSTTSQELLEMYNKQLKKVEG, from the coding sequence ATGCTCTACCAGGATCTGGTGAAGGTCTACCAGGCGCTCGAATCGACCTCCTCCCGATTGGCGATGACGGACATCCTGGCCGATCTCTTCCGGAAAACCGACTGCGCTCACATCCGGCCGATCGTGTACATGACCCAGGGGAACATCGTCCCGGACTTCTACCCGGAGAAGCTGGGCATGGCCGACAAGCTCTACCTTCGAACCCTGCTCTCCGCCACCGGGGCCAACGAGACCATGGTGCGCAAGCTATGGGCGACGGAAGGGGACCCCGGAACGGTCACCGAGAAGGTGTTCGAGACCAAGAAACAGACCACCTTGTTCTCCGAACCCCTCACCCTGGACCGAGTGTACGACGCGCTGCTGCGCGTCGCCCGCCTTGAAGGCAGCGGATCCCAGGAGAGCAAGATGCGGTGCTTGGCCGATATACTCCATGACGCCAAACCCACCGAGGCTCGCTACATCGCCCGCATCGTCACCGGCCGCATGCGCCTGGGCGTGGCCTCGCAGACAGTGATCGACTCCCTGGCCAAGGCCTTTGCCACCAAGGCAGAGAAGGCCGAGGTGGAGAGGGCGTTCAACATCACCTCCGACCTTGGGCTGGTGGGCGAGACCCTGTGCCAGAAAGGCATCGCCGGGCTCAAGGACCTCCACGTCATGGTCGGCAACCCCATCCGTGCCATGCTCGCCGAGCGGTTGCCGTCCCCGGAGGAGATCCTGGAGAAGATGGGGGGCCGGGCCATGTTCGAGTACAAGTACGACGGCCTGAGGGTCCAGGCGCACATCACCGATGGCAAGATCACATTGTACTCCAGGAGGCTGGAGGACCTCACTGGGCAGTTCCCGGACGTAATCAAGGCGCTGAGGGAGGCGTTCACCGGCAGGACCGCGATACTAGAGGGCGAGTGCGTCCCGGTGGACATCAACACCGGGGAGATGCTGCCGTTCCAGGAGGTTTCCCACCGCCGGGGAAGGAAGCACGGCCTCACCGAGGCCATCGAAGAGTACCCCGTCCGCCTGCACCTCTTCGACTGCCTGTACCTCGAGGGGCAGGACCTGACCAGGGAGCCCCTTCCGGACCGGCGGACCGCTCTGACCCGGTGCATCAAGGTCACCGAGAACGTCCGGCTGTCCGAGGCGAGGGTGCTTGACAGTCCTTCCAAGGCCCAGGAGTTCTTCATCGAGGCCCTGAATGCCGGGTGCGAGGGCCTCATGGCCAAGTCCATAAACGACGATTCAGTGTATCGTGCCGGTTCGCGAGGTTACCTGTGGATCAAGTACAAGAAGGAGTACCGGTCGGAGATGAACGATACCGTCGACCTGGTGGCGGTCGGGGCGTTCCATGGTCGGGGGAAGCGTGGCGGCGTTTATGGCGCCCTTCTCATGGCAACCTACAACCCGGACGAGGACCGGTTCGAGACCGCGTGCAAGCTGGGCAGCGGGTTCGACGATGCTACCTTGGCTCTCCTGCCGGAGAAATTGGACCGCTTCAAGCAACCGTCGCGGCACGCGCTGGTCGAGTCGAAGATGGAAGCTGACGTGTGGTTCGAGCCCTCGCTCGTCCTCGAGGTGCTGGGGGCAGAACTGAGCATCTCCCCCATCCATACCTGCGCCCACGGCCGCATCCGCAACGGCGCCGGCCTCGCCATCCGGTTCCCCAGGTTCACCGGGACCTTCCGCGACGATAAGCGCCCCAGGGACTCCACAACAAGCCAGGAGCTGCTGGAGATGTACAACAAGCAGCTTAAAAAGGTCGAGGGCTGA